From Paenibacillus thermoaerophilus:
GCGGAGGTTGCCCCGCCGGCGGTCATCGCGACGGCGAGACCGGTTACCAGAAAACGTTTTGCCCATGCGGATTTCATCTCATCAATCACTCCTCAAGTTAGTAGTCAGGCGCCTCTGATACATACCTTTCGCCCGCAAGCATATTTTTCCGGGGGTCGCCCCAAAAAACTCGCAAAAATAATCTCCCATTCCTTTCCGCGGCTGATATAATAGAAACGGATTTCCAACGATCGGCCAATTGAACCAAAGGAGACAGCGAATTTTGAACGTTTTGAAATCATTATCTTCCACCGTATCCGACCGCGGACGGCTGCGGGGCTTAAGAGCCTGTGCCGCCTCCGCGCTGCTCGCGATTATGCTGCTGCTGGCGGGATGCGCCGACGAGTCGGCCGAGACCGCCGCAACTCCCGTTCCGCCGCCGTCCGCTCCGGCCTCGTCCGCGGCTCCCGCCGGCACGGCCGGCCCGTCTGCCTCGCAGACGCCTGCTCAGTCGGCCCAGGCCGAATCATACGATGTCGTGCTTATCGGCAGCGAGCTGGAAGGGCTGTATCTCGCCCGGGCGGCCGCCGACGAGGGCTTGCGCGTGAAAATTCTCGATCCGATGCCCCGCGTCGGCGGCCAGGTGCTGCTCGGCGAGATGCTGTTCCTCGACGACGTGAAGGACGACAGCGGCAAGTCGCTGACGCAAGGCCGCGTGAAGGAGCTGTTCGACGGCTTCAAGAGCGGCAAAATCCGCAAGCTGCCGGAATACGAGGCGTATTTCGCCAAGCTGATGCAAGGGCTGCCCGTCGAATCCGGCGTGACGATCCTGGGCGTCCGCGAGGTCCCCGGCATCCCGGGGCAAACCGCCGTCGCGGAGCTGGAGTATAAAACGTCGGCCGGCGAAACCCGCGCGATCCGCGCCGGCTACTGGGTCGAGAATACGGACAACGCCTCGCTCGTATCGAAGCTCAAGGCGACGCGCATGCCGGGCCTCGAAGCTTTCTACGGCCAATCGAACATCGAGTACATGAGCGCGGGTTATATGATGAAGTTCAAAAATGTCGATTGGAAGAAGTTCCAAACCCATTTCAACAGCATGACCGCCGAAGAGCGCAGCGCCAAATACGGCCCTGGTTGGGTCGACGGCAGCTACGCGATCAATTTGTCGGGGATGACGAAGAGGTACAAGCCCTCCAACGACCGGGTGTTCATGCGCGGACTGAACGCGATCAACCAGCGCGACGGCGAGGTGCTGATCAACGCGCTGCTCATCTATACGGTAGACCCGGCCGATCCGAAGTCCGTCGCCGAAGCGATCGAGCTCGGCCAAAAGGAAATACCGGCCATCCTGGAGCATTTCCGCCGCAACATCGTCGGCTGGGAACACGCGGAGATCAACGGCTACCCGTCGTATTTGTACATACGCGAATACAACCACTACGAGACCGATTACGTGCTGAAGCCGTCGGACCTGCTCGGAGCCAAAATGTTCTGGGATAACGTCAGCATCGCCGGGTATGCCCTCGATCTCCAGGGCACCAGCGCCAACAAATGGGGGATCGAGATGGGGCGTCCGGACAAATACGGGATGCCGCTGCGCAGCTTTTTGCTGAAGAACTACGAGAACGTCATCATGGCCGGGAAAAATGTCGGCGCGTCCGCCATCGCCTACGGCAGCGCCCGCATCCAGCCGAACACGAGCCTGGCGGCGGAATCGATCGGGGTCATTCTCGGACAGATTCACGGCAAGAAAAAGCTGAAGGAATTGACGGAGGCCGACATGCCTGCGCTGCATCAGACGCTGGAGCAAAAATACAAGATTAAACTGACGGGCGTCAAAGGCGCGTCGCGCCTCGTCGGCTGGACGGCGGACGAGATCGCCAAGCTGGATACGGGCGAAATCGTCTACGCGCAGTATAAGAATAAGAAGAAATAGCAACCGGAGGAGAATCGCCGGCGCTCGTCGAGACGAAGGGGAGCCGCTCAGTGCGCGGCCCGTACGCCGGTGCGCGCAACAGATCGGGAGCGGCCCCTACGCCTATCCGCAAGGACCGGTGCACGGGCCGCTTCCTTATTCGCCCCGCCCGACGGGGCTGTCCAGCGAAATCGGCAGGTTCGCGCCCCAGCGGCTCCAACGGTCCCAACCGCTCCGATGGGCTCACGGCGGCTACCCGAAGGCCCCACCCGATCTTCATCGCATGGCAAAGGAGCCTCCGCCGGCTCCCTCTGCCTGCCGAACATGCCAAAAAACCCGCAGACACGGCTCCCTTCCGGGGCAGCCGCACCTGCGGGTTTTCTCGTTTGCGATGCGATCAACTTAACGAAGCCGGGACGACCGGATATGCATAAACGTCGCCGCCAGCGCAAGCACCAGCACCGTGCCTTTGACGATGTCGAAGGCGTAATACGGCACGTTCAGCATCGTCAAGCCGTTCAACAGCACGCCGATCAGCACCGCGCCGAAAAACGTGCCGATGACGTTCGGCTTGCCCGCTCCCATAACCGAAAAGCCGACGAACACGGCCGCGACCGATTCCATCAGCAGCGGAGCGCCGGCGTCCACTTGGCCGGAGCCGATACGCGCGGCGAACAAAATGCCGCCGATCGCGGCGAACAAGCCGGAGACCGCATAGGCGAACACGCGCACCCGGTTGACGGGGATGCCCGACAGACGGGCCGCCTCCCGGTTGCCGCCGGTAATATACATTTGACGGCCCCAGCGCGTATATTTCAGGAATACGTGCACGAGAACAACCGCCACGATCATCAGGATGACCGGGACCGGCACGCCGAACAGCTTGCCTTGGCCGATCCAGAGGAACGATTCCGAAAATTTGCCGGGCGCTTTGGTTCCGTCCGTCATCTGCATGTTGTTGTAGATCGAGAATCCCTTCGTATACGTCTTGTGAATGCCGCCGATCACGTACATCGTCGCAAGCGTCGCCAGCAGGTCCGGAATGCGCACCTTCACAATAAGAAACGCGTTGAGCAGACCGATCAAAATCCCGATCGCCAGCGGCACGGTCAGCACGACGATCAGCGGCATCTCGTACCAAACCATCATCGTCGCGGCAACAACGGTCGTCATGGACACGGTCGAACCGACCGACAGGTCGAAGCCGTCCACAATCTGCGAGAACGTCACGCCGATGGCGACAAACGCCACAATCGAAATGGACCGCAGGATGTCCGATATATTGTCATAAGTCAAAAAGTTCGGATTCACCGCCGAAAAAAACACGACGACAAGCGCGATGACCGACAGAGCCCCATACGTATACGTCCAGTCCAACAGTTTCGACTTCATGCTCCCTCTCCTTCACCGGCGCTTGCGTAATACAGGATGTTCTCCGCCGTCGCGTCCGCGCCGTCCAGCACGCGCACGATTCGTCCGTAGCTCATGACCGCAACCCGATCCGCCACCCGCAAAATTTCGTCGATCTCGCAGGAAAAATACACCACGCATTTGCCCTGGTCCGCCATCTCGCGCACCGCGCGGAAGATCTCCGCCTTGGCCCCGACATCGACGCCTTTGGTCGGTTCGTCGAACAGGTACAGCTCCGATTCGAGCGGCAGCCATTTGCCGATGGCGACCTTTTGCTGATTGCCGCCGCTCAGCCATTTGACTTTGCGGCCCGGGTCGTTCGGCACGATGCCCAGCTTGGCGATAATACCGTTCGCCAGTTCGCGCGATTTCCCTCGGTTCAACCAGCCGAAGGCTCCCCCCAGCCGCTTCAACGACGGCAGCGTCAGGTTCGTCT
This genomic window contains:
- a CDS encoding FAD-dependent oxidoreductase, with amino-acid sequence MLLLAGCADESAETAATPVPPPSAPASSAAPAGTAGPSASQTPAQSAQAESYDVVLIGSELEGLYLARAAADEGLRVKILDPMPRVGGQVLLGEMLFLDDVKDDSGKSLTQGRVKELFDGFKSGKIRKLPEYEAYFAKLMQGLPVESGVTILGVREVPGIPGQTAVAELEYKTSAGETRAIRAGYWVENTDNASLVSKLKATRMPGLEAFYGQSNIEYMSAGYMMKFKNVDWKKFQTHFNSMTAEERSAKYGPGWVDGSYAINLSGMTKRYKPSNDRVFMRGLNAINQRDGEVLINALLIYTVDPADPKSVAEAIELGQKEIPAILEHFRRNIVGWEHAEINGYPSYLYIREYNHYETDYVLKPSDLLGAKMFWDNVSIAGYALDLQGTSANKWGIEMGRPDKYGMPLRSFLLKNYENVIMAGKNVGASAIAYGSARIQPNTSLAAESIGVILGQIHGKKKLKELTEADMPALHQTLEQKYKIKLTGVKGASRLVGWTADEIAKLDTGEIVYAQYKNKKK
- a CDS encoding ABC transporter permease, whose amino-acid sequence is MKSKLLDWTYTYGALSVIALVVVFFSAVNPNFLTYDNISDILRSISIVAFVAIGVTFSQIVDGFDLSVGSTVSMTTVVAATMMVWYEMPLIVVLTVPLAIGILIGLLNAFLIVKVRIPDLLATLATMYVIGGIHKTYTKGFSIYNNMQMTDGTKAPGKFSESFLWIGQGKLFGVPVPVILMIVAVVLVHVFLKYTRWGRQMYITGGNREAARLSGIPVNRVRVFAYAVSGLFAAIGGILFAARIGSGQVDAGAPLLMESVAAVFVGFSVMGAGKPNVIGTFFGAVLIGVLLNGLTMLNVPYYAFDIVKGTVLVLALAATFMHIRSSRLR